A single window of Caldicellulosiruptor bescii DSM 6725 DNA harbors:
- a CDS encoding putative polysaccharide biosynthesis protein: MKKGLIYSAIILTVGSLFAKFVGVFLKLPLINIVGDYGIGLYQLPYPIYTTVLTFTMTGFSLAVSKQISSSHAEKDYRACKLTFYTSLIVITAISFIFSLAYVFLSKKIIEIFKWPQEAYIPYLSLAPALFLVSVQSSYRGYFNGVKKMTIVSISQIIESIGRVCFGLLICIFLLKKGVHFSVAGALAGSSMGALFSLIYLVFALQKDEIINNTKNNTENKEVYRDIILESKNILLLTIYFSLSSFLMSVISIVDSLLFPYFMHIRGYQDRIISQLFGIFSGKAMTLIHVPLTFSVSMAVSIVSYVVAAKQQKEKTELICTAFEYIILVTLPCCAAFYFFSDTIFKIVFFNAATGDSVLKISAFLTILISLVQFTTSVLQATGHFVAPVKSILTGLIIKIICMFVFIVIYNLNISGLVLANIMCYFVVFVINLDKLKSFSFAHFNMLKMFYIVLSSVIMVIVGRAILNILKSSVFIEGVVMITCCVCVYFMCTFVFGILKVSTIKEFILEVKRK, from the coding sequence ATGAAAAAAGGATTAATATATTCAGCAATCATCTTAACAGTGGGGTCACTTTTTGCAAAGTTTGTTGGTGTATTTTTAAAACTTCCTCTTATAAATATTGTTGGCGATTATGGGATAGGGTTGTATCAGCTGCCTTATCCCATTTATACTACAGTTTTGACTTTTACAATGACAGGTTTTTCACTCGCAGTATCAAAACAGATTTCCTCCTCTCATGCAGAAAAAGATTACAGGGCTTGTAAACTCACATTTTACACAAGTTTGATTGTTATAACAGCTATTTCTTTTATATTTTCACTTGCATATGTGTTTTTATCCAAAAAGATTATAGAAATCTTCAAGTGGCCACAAGAGGCTTATATTCCATACTTGTCGTTAGCACCTGCACTTTTTCTTGTCTCTGTACAATCATCATACAGAGGGTATTTTAACGGTGTCAAAAAGATGACTATTGTTTCAATCTCGCAAATAATAGAGTCGATAGGACGAGTTTGCTTTGGCCTTTTGATATGCATTTTTCTCTTAAAAAAAGGGGTGCACTTTTCGGTTGCAGGGGCACTTGCAGGAAGCAGTATGGGAGCTTTATTTTCTTTAATCTATCTTGTTTTTGCTTTGCAAAAAGATGAGATTATAAATAATACCAAAAACAATACCGAAAATAAAGAAGTATACCGTGATATAATCTTAGAATCTAAAAATATTCTTTTGCTTACTATTTATTTTTCACTGTCGTCATTTTTGATGTCAGTAATATCAATTGTTGACTCTTTGCTTTTTCCATATTTCATGCATATAAGAGGGTATCAGGATAGAATAATCTCACAGCTGTTTGGAATATTTTCAGGAAAGGCAATGACTCTCATACATGTGCCACTTACATTCAGTGTGTCAATGGCTGTGAGCATAGTTTCATATGTTGTGGCTGCAAAACAGCAAAAAGAAAAAACAGAGCTCATTTGCACTGCTTTTGAGTACATCATTCTTGTGACACTACCTTGTTGTGCAGCGTTTTATTTTTTCTCTGATACCATATTCAAAATTGTATTTTTCAACGCTGCAACAGGGGATAGCGTGCTAAAAATCTCTGCTTTTCTTACCATCTTAATCTCTCTTGTTCAGTTTACAACGTCGGTGCTGCAAGCAACTGGACATTTTGTAGCACCTGTAAAAAGTATCCTGACGGGTTTGATTATAAAGATTATATGCATGTTTGTGTTTATTGTAATATACAATCTAAACATATCAGGGCTTGTCTTAGCTAATATCATGTGTTACTTTGTGGTGTTTGTGATAAACTTAGATAAGTTAAAATCCTTTAGTTTTGCCCATTTTAATATGCTAAAGATGTTTTATATTGTCCTTTCAAGTGTTATAATGGTTATTGTAGGCAGAGCAATACTTAACATTCTCAAATCCTCTGTCTTTATCGAAGGTGTAGTTATGATAACTTGTTGTGTATGTGTATATTTTATGTGTACATTTGTATTCGGTATTTTGAAGGTTTCAACAATAAAGGAATTTATACTTGAGGTGAAAAGAAAATGA
- a CDS encoding endonuclease Q family protein — translation MRVYADLHVHIGFSNGRYIKVPSSKTLTLENIIKTAKDEKGLNVIGIVDFFCKDVIEETDKLLDKGKLELKDGSLYSERLLIIPAAEIELRFCSNDFHCLVFFEDYEKLKDFRKIIKTYFNQIDFSCPVFRGQISEFEKIVSSFGLLTVPAHAFTPYKGFYSVAQRVEEVFKKIEVFSIELGLSADSKMVSYLCDVQKRSLLSNSDAHSLKNIAREFNEIEVENVSAKDVIKSLKENRIKANYGINPKLGKYHKSYCNRCNSSFNLKIQNAILCPFCKSRDIVIGVEDRISWLCRTENPIEKPPYFYTFPFELVKGFGQKTFQKIIDVFGNEINFIKSLNNGTFKNYNIDENVAQKLVRFMNQDYTVKFGAGGHFGRIIFE, via the coding sequence ATGAGGGTATATGCCGATTTGCACGTCCACATTGGATTTTCTAATGGAAGGTATATAAAGGTACCTTCTTCAAAAACCCTTACACTGGAGAATATTATAAAAACAGCAAAAGATGAAAAAGGACTTAATGTGATTGGTATTGTCGATTTTTTTTGCAAGGATGTAATTGAAGAAACTGATAAGCTATTAGATAAAGGAAAGCTTGAATTGAAAGATGGAAGCTTGTATTCTGAAAGGCTTTTGATAATACCTGCAGCCGAGATTGAATTGAGGTTTTGTTCAAATGATTTTCACTGTCTTGTCTTTTTCGAAGATTATGAAAAGTTAAAAGACTTTAGAAAAATAATTAAGACCTACTTTAATCAAATTGATTTTAGCTGCCCGGTCTTCAGAGGCCAAATTAGTGAATTTGAAAAGATTGTATCATCTTTTGGACTTTTAACTGTGCCTGCACATGCATTTACACCATATAAAGGTTTTTATTCAGTCGCACAAAGAGTTGAGGAGGTTTTTAAGAAGATAGAGGTTTTTTCAATAGAGCTTGGTCTTTCTGCAGACTCAAAAATGGTAAGTTATCTTTGCGATGTCCAAAAAAGGAGTCTTCTTTCTAACTCAGACGCTCATTCTTTAAAAAATATTGCAAGAGAGTTTAACGAAATTGAGGTTGAAAATGTTTCTGCAAAAGATGTTATAAAAAGTTTAAAGGAAAACAGAATAAAGGCAAACTATGGCATAAACCCAAAACTTGGAAAATATCATAAATCGTATTGCAATAGATGTAACAGTTCATTTAATTTAAAAATCCAAAATGCAATATTATGTCCATTTTGCAAAAGTAGAGACATTGTAATTGGTGTTGAGGACAGAATTTCTTGGCTTTGCAGGACAGAAAATCCTATTGAAAAACCACCTTATTTTTACACATTCCCTTTTGAACTTGTAAAGGGATTTGGGCAAAAGACATTCCAAAAAATAATTGATGTTTTTGGAAATGAGATAAACTTTATCAAATCTCTAAATAATGGTACTTTTAAGAATTATAACATTGATGAAAATGTGGCTCAAAAACTTGTAAGATTTATGAATCAAGACTACACCGTTAAATTTGGTGCTGGAGGGCATTTTGGAAGAATTATATTTGAATAA
- a CDS encoding DUF3866 family protein gives MFEIKKGIVTRKINTTGFCQYVEVKYHDGDVSIAVNFLDINHEVEEGQEVLVNTTARVLQLGTGGYDYILPFDAFKNLSKGHIMKLRYTPLQFSVLTEEEKNPDLFDKVPNFNDIIVIVCELHSMLLPLCIYLKEKVKGIKISVILNDWGMLNAKLSHNLEFLKENKFVDYIITCQEAFNGEFECINEINSLIFSQSLGCDVAIISPLPGIVGTGTKFGFSSYKAVHVIEDVVRFGGRVVFPVRVSKNEKRQRHRFISHHSLTILNYVNCSVEIPIFDFEDKIFFAKIYKTLNNYRAKHTVAVVNEIDKMIVEKYKSIMSTMGRSYEQDCEYFLELFATAEFVSTKLKRR, from the coding sequence GTGTTTGAAATAAAAAAAGGGATTGTGACAAGAAAGATAAATACCACAGGATTTTGCCAGTATGTTGAAGTAAAATATCACGACGGCGATGTGTCCATTGCTGTAAACTTTTTGGATATAAATCACGAAGTAGAAGAGGGACAAGAGGTTTTAGTGAATACAACAGCAAGAGTGCTTCAGCTTGGAACGGGTGGGTATGATTATATTTTACCTTTTGATGCTTTTAAAAACCTGTCAAAAGGTCATATAATGAAGCTCAGATACACGCCGCTGCAATTTTCTGTGTTGACAGAAGAAGAAAAAAATCCTGACCTTTTTGATAAAGTTCCAAATTTTAATGATATAATTGTTATTGTATGTGAGCTTCACAGCATGCTTTTGCCTCTATGTATTTACCTTAAAGAAAAAGTAAAAGGAATAAAGATTTCTGTTATATTAAATGACTGGGGAATGTTAAATGCAAAGCTTTCACATAACTTAGAATTTTTAAAAGAAAACAAATTTGTAGACTACATAATAACATGCCAGGAAGCATTCAATGGTGAATTTGAATGTATAAACGAAATAAATTCTCTCATTTTTTCTCAAAGCTTGGGATGTGATGTTGCTATAATTTCTCCCCTGCCCGGAATTGTGGGAACAGGAACAAAGTTTGGTTTCAGTAGTTACAAGGCTGTCCATGTTATTGAGGATGTAGTTAGATTTGGCGGTAGAGTAGTGTTTCCTGTGAGAGTATCGAAAAATGAAAAAAGACAGCGGCACAGATTTATAAGTCATCATTCTCTTACAATATTAAATTATGTCAATTGTTCCGTAGAAATTCCAATTTTTGATTTCGAGGATAAAATATTTTTCGCAAAAATATATAAGACATTAAACAATTATCGTGCAAAGCATACTGTAGCTGTGGTAAACGAAATAGATAAAATGATAGTTGAAAAATATAAGTCAATCATGAGCACAATGGGGAGAAGTTATGAGCAAGATTGTGAATACTTTTTAGAACTTTTTGCTACAGCTGAATTTGTTTCGACAAAACTTAAAAGGAGATGA
- the rnhA gene encoding ribonuclease HI yields MKEVTIYTDGACSGNPGPGGWCAILIYKGIKKVLKGFERYTTNNRMELKAVVEALKALKEPCKVVIYSDSAYIVNAVNQNWIEKWQKNGWKTSEKEEVKNIDLWNELVELMKIHKVTFEKVKGHADNELNNLCDRIARSMIKGEQ; encoded by the coding sequence ATGAAAGAAGTGACAATTTACACCGACGGTGCTTGCAGCGGAAATCCTGGACCAGGCGGATGGTGTGCTATACTCATATACAAAGGAATCAAGAAGGTGTTAAAAGGCTTTGAAAGGTATACAACCAATAACAGAATGGAGCTCAAAGCGGTTGTGGAAGCTCTAAAGGCGTTGAAGGAACCATGCAAAGTAGTAATCTATTCAGACTCTGCTTATATTGTAAATGCTGTCAATCAAAATTGGATAGAAAAATGGCAAAAAAATGGATGGAAGACATCTGAAAAGGAAGAGGTCAAAAACATTGATTTGTGGAATGAACTTGTAGAGCTTATGAAAATTCACAAAGTAACTTTTGAGAAAGTAAAGGGCCATGCTGACAATGAACTTAATAATCTTTGTGATAGAATTGCAAGAAGTATGATAAAAGGGGAGCAATAA
- the proC gene encoding pyrroline-5-carboxylate reductase codes for MKIGIIGCGNMASSIAHSIKQSIEAHLFCYDIDLDKANRFSQVYAATKMNSEIETVESSSIIIIAVKPKDIFDVLEKIKDCISEKIIVSIAAGISISKIKEVVGDKKIVRVMPNVNISVQKGVMGICFSEKVSDDEKEKLFYLFKNMGEVIATDEKHMDAITALFGSGPAFVAHFIESCVDAAVKLGFSRQESLNLVLALFEGTVVNMKNNMLTTQQIKDMVTSPGGTTIEGLVEFERRAVKGAIIDGILKAYERAKNIL; via the coding sequence ATGAAGATAGGAATAATTGGCTGCGGAAACATGGCAAGTTCAATCGCACATTCAATAAAACAATCTATTGAAGCTCATCTTTTTTGCTATGACATAGACCTTGACAAGGCTAATAGGTTTTCCCAAGTTTATGCTGCCACCAAGATGAATAGTGAAATTGAGACTGTAGAAAGCAGCAGCATAATCATAATTGCTGTAAAGCCAAAAGACATCTTTGATGTGCTTGAGAAAATAAAAGATTGTATTTCTGAAAAAATAATAGTTTCTATTGCAGCAGGAATTTCAATTTCAAAAATAAAAGAGGTTGTAGGGGACAAAAAGATAGTGCGAGTAATGCCGAATGTAAATATAAGCGTACAGAAAGGCGTTATGGGAATATGTTTTTCTGAAAAGGTATCAGATGACGAAAAAGAAAAATTATTCTACCTATTTAAAAATATGGGTGAGGTTATAGCTACCGATGAAAAACATATGGATGCAATAACAGCTTTATTTGGAAGTGGTCCAGCATTTGTTGCACACTTTATTGAAAGCTGCGTAGATGCAGCAGTCAAACTCGGATTTTCAAGACAAGAAAGTTTAAACTTGGTCTTGGCATTGTTTGAAGGTACTGTTGTTAACATGAAAAATAATATGTTAACTACACAACAGATAAAGGATATGGTAACATCTCCTGGAGGTACAACAATTGAAGGGCTTGTGGAGTTTGAAAGAAGAGCAGTAAAAGGAGCAATAATAGATGGGATACTCAAAGCATATGAAAGAGCCAAAAATATATTGTAG
- a CDS encoding NUDIX domain-containing protein: MDFYEKTIDSTLIYDGSFISLKVDKVLLPNGNISQRAIVLHSGAAVVVPVDDENNVIFVKQFRKPIEKVIIELPAGKLDKDENPLECAKRELEEETGYKASELIKLTEIYTTPGFSNEVIHVYLATGLFKGEVHTDADEFVEVLKIKMNDAILMVKKGEIRDAKTIIGLLLANMYLQEQGLIK, translated from the coding sequence ATGGATTTTTATGAAAAGACCATAGACTCTACATTGATATATGACGGTTCATTTATATCATTAAAAGTGGACAAGGTTTTACTTCCAAACGGCAATATCTCTCAGCGTGCTATTGTACTTCACTCGGGTGCAGCTGTAGTTGTTCCTGTCGATGATGAGAACAATGTCATCTTTGTAAAACAGTTTCGAAAACCAATTGAAAAGGTAATAATAGAACTTCCTGCAGGCAAGCTTGACAAAGACGAAAATCCACTCGAATGTGCCAAAAGAGAGCTTGAAGAAGAAACAGGTTATAAAGCAAGCGAATTAATAAAACTTACCGAGATTTATACAACGCCTGGATTTTCAAACGAAGTAATACATGTATACCTTGCAACAGGCCTTTTCAAAGGAGAGGTTCATACAGATGCTGATGAATTTGTGGAAGTACTAAAAATTAAGATGAATGATGCTATTTTGATGGTCAAAAAAGGTGAGATTAGGGATGCAAAGACAATAATAGGACTTCTTCTTGCAAATATGTATTTGCAGGAGCAAGGTTTGATAAAATGA
- a CDS encoding YlmH family RNA-binding protein, which yields MGHQAMTYIPEENKHEVLKLKNLIEKLSWGIEYSDFLSPFAIKYAVEVLLKNQNHILHRSWGGYEGSERNILALFNRDFEEYTENLTYPIQIILIEAKNNLSHRQILGSFIGNGLKRDKIGDILVKENGALVFVKDEIATYVVTNIDKMGNEKVKCSIVGNGQIDIKWFINNNSKRVVYTVASLRVDSVISHGFGISREEAADLIRQMKVAVNWVYIDKPSYAVKEGDLVSVRHHGRLKIEKVLSTTKKGRISIEVLRFS from the coding sequence ATGGGGCACCAGGCTATGACTTATATTCCCGAAGAGAACAAGCATGAAGTGCTGAAACTCAAAAACTTGATAGAAAAGCTTAGCTGGGGAATTGAATATTCTGACTTTCTTTCACCATTTGCAATAAAGTATGCAGTCGAGGTCCTACTAAAGAATCAAAATCATATTCTACACAGAAGTTGGGGCGGGTATGAAGGCAGCGAAAGAAATATATTGGCTCTTTTTAACAGAGATTTTGAAGAATATACAGAAAATCTCACATATCCAATACAAATAATTTTAATTGAAGCTAAGAATAACCTTTCTCACAGACAAATTTTGGGTAGTTTTATTGGAAACGGACTCAAAAGAGACAAAATAGGTGACATTCTGGTCAAAGAAAATGGCGCGCTTGTGTTTGTAAAAGATGAAATTGCAACATATGTTGTAACAAATATAGACAAAATGGGCAATGAGAAAGTAAAATGCAGTATTGTTGGAAATGGTCAAATCGATATAAAATGGTTTATCAACAATAATAGTAAAAGAGTTGTTTATACAGTTGCATCGCTCAGAGTTGACAGTGTAATAAGCCACGGTTTTGGAATTTCAAGAGAAGAAGCAGCAGATTTAATCAGACAGATGAAAGTAGCAGTCAACTGGGTATACATTGATAAACCTTCGTATGCTGTTAAGGAAGGTGATTTGGTTTCGGTACGTCATCATGGGCGACTCAAAATCGAAAAGGTATTGTCCACTACGAAAAAGGGAAGAATTAGTATAGAAGTTTTGAGATTTTCATAA
- a CDS encoding YggT family protein, with translation MIRFLFGLADKAISFVEFCIIVDAILSWVIVDPYNKYRRILGTIVNPILDPVRRVASRYIWIGFIDFSPMIAIILLEVLRWLLRLLLIILI, from the coding sequence ATGATAAGATTTTTATTTGGACTTGCAGACAAGGCAATTTCATTTGTTGAATTTTGTATAATAGTTGATGCAATTTTGTCATGGGTAATAGTCGACCCATACAATAAATACAGAAGGATATTAGGTACTATTGTGAATCCCATTCTTGACCCTGTGAGAAGGGTAGCTTCACGGTACATTTGGATAGGTTTTATTGACTTTTCTCCTATGATTGCTATAATTCTTTTAGAAGTTTTAAGATGGCTTTTGCGACTACTTCTCATAATATTAATATGA
- a CDS encoding cell division protein SepF, giving the protein MFDNLQRKFLNLIGIEIEEEDKPQEVSKTKDENAKPKHETPKVVTIGKANQTEVTVYNLKLFDEVVKVCDALRENKIVVFNLEQVAEEHIQRIIDFVSGAVYVLDAKIHKVSKKIFVVVPRSIDLEVDEQLKEEFRSKGVFAWLK; this is encoded by the coding sequence ATGTTTGATAACCTTCAAAGAAAATTTTTAAACCTTATTGGCATTGAGATTGAAGAGGAGGACAAGCCTCAGGAGGTTTCAAAAACAAAAGATGAAAATGCAAAACCAAAACATGAAACGCCAAAGGTAGTGACAATCGGAAAAGCAAACCAGACAGAAGTTACAGTATACAATCTCAAACTCTTTGATGAGGTTGTTAAGGTTTGCGATGCTCTTAGAGAAAACAAAATAGTTGTTTTCAATTTAGAACAAGTAGCAGAGGAGCATATACAAAGAATAATTGATTTTGTAAGCGGGGCTGTTTATGTTCTGGATGCCAAGATTCATAAGGTGAGCAAAAAGATATTTGTTGTTGTTCCAAGAAGTATTGATTTAGAGGTTGATGAACAGCTCAAAGAAGAGTTCAGGTCGAAAGGTGTATTTGCCTGGTTGAAGTAA
- a CDS encoding DivIVA domain-containing protein: MLTPQDIESKTFKRVYIGGYSVEEVEEFLDQVLKDYEALYKENLELKDKIALLNENIQNYKTIEETLQNTLIVAQSTAEEIKKVAYQKAETIIKEAEMKASKMIEEANSKVLQITYEYGELKKRYQLFLNKFRNLLQTELSALEMVDKELQND; encoded by the coding sequence ATGTTAACCCCTCAAGATATTGAATCTAAGACCTTTAAAAGGGTGTATATAGGCGGGTACAGTGTTGAAGAGGTAGAAGAGTTTTTGGACCAAGTTTTAAAAGATTATGAGGCTTTGTACAAGGAAAACTTAGAGCTCAAAGACAAGATTGCACTTTTGAATGAGAACATTCAAAACTATAAGACAATTGAAGAGACCCTTCAAAACACGTTGATTGTTGCACAGTCAACTGCAGAGGAGATTAAAAAGGTGGCATATCAAAAAGCTGAGACAATAATCAAAGAAGCCGAGATGAAGGCTTCAAAGATGATAGAAGAAGCAAATAGCAAAGTTTTGCAAATAACATATGAATATGGTGAGCTTAAAAAAAGGTATCAACTTTTTCTTAACAAGTTCAGGAATTTACTACAAACTGAACTTAGTGCACTTGAAATGGTAGATAAAGAACTACAAAACGACTAA
- a CDS encoding YggS family pyridoxal phosphate-dependent enzyme has translation MVDKETLKKNIEDVMERIEMACLRAGRKPDEVSLLGATKGVDVETIKLANQFGLRIFGENRVQEFLPKFQELPYLEWHFIGRLQTNKIKYIYDKVSLIHSVDSPQQIDELEKRCAKAGKACNVLIEINIGGEESKGGVSIEKVDDLIEKISNCSHVILKGFMTIPPIEDDEMKLRVYFRKMKEIFEKYKKLNYNNVNIEVLSMGMSGDFEVAIEEGATLVRIGTKIFGERPKK, from the coding sequence ATGGTTGACAAAGAGACGCTTAAAAAAAATATTGAGGATGTAATGGAAAGAATTGAAATGGCTTGTTTAAGAGCTGGTAGAAAGCCAGATGAGGTAAGCCTGCTTGGTGCAACCAAAGGGGTAGATGTTGAGACTATAAAGCTTGCAAACCAGTTTGGTCTAAGGATTTTTGGTGAGAACAGGGTACAAGAATTCTTGCCAAAGTTTCAAGAACTTCCTTATCTTGAATGGCATTTTATAGGAAGGCTTCAAACAAACAAGATTAAATACATTTATGATAAAGTAAGTCTCATTCATTCAGTTGACAGTCCTCAACAAATTGATGAACTTGAAAAAAGATGTGCAAAAGCAGGAAAAGCATGTAATGTGCTGATAGAAATAAACATAGGTGGTGAAGAGTCAAAGGGTGGAGTTAGTATAGAGAAAGTAGATGATTTGATTGAAAAGATCAGTAATTGTTCCCATGTCATTCTCAAGGGTTTTATGACAATACCTCCAATCGAAGATGACGAAATGAAATTAAGAGTGTACTTTAGAAAGATGAAAGAAATCTTTGAAAAATATAAGAAATTAAATTATAATAATGTTAACATTGAAGTGCTGTCAATGGGTATGAGTGGCGATTTTGAGGTGGCAATAGAAGAGGGTGCCACCTTGGTTAGAATAGGAACTAAAATCTTTGGGGAAAGACCAAAAAAATAA